The window acaTTACATTTGATTTGCAATTGATTTAGTTTGGAGATGGGTGTATTAATTTATTCTCGTGAAAATTAGTGTATTAATTTATTCTCGTGAAAATTAGTTattgtaataatattaaaatctgataatcttagaaataaaatattagttatttttaccTTAGATTTTCTTCAActatataaaactgaaatataaatcaaatagaaaaatataaatatttacttttttcttaatttctaaatttaataattttgtgttctctaacaaaaaaatgttagtGGTCTTTTCAACTCAAAccaacaaaatttaataaaatttacaatatacttttagaataaaaatagattacatttatattttagtaacaaaataaatttaaattgaaatattttaatataaaatcattttagtttaaaatcacccgcccgtagggcgggacAACCCCTAGTTAACTATATAATTAGATGAAAAAAGGAAACTATAGGTTATCATTGGATAGAAGGGGATCAATTAAAAGCAATGATGGTGTATTTATTAGCTGGCATGTTCTGATCTGCTTCTATAAAAGTCAATGCCCCCTATAAAACTCTTCATaattattactttatttttagTAGAAAAAGTTAAATGGCATAATAACAAacacatttttaattattaataaatctataaatagttgaataaaattttaggtCTTAGATTCCCTTGGTAGATTTAATTtgaatttgacaaaaaaaaagatttaatttGAATAGATGAAACAGAGCAAACTGCCGCTTAGAAATGAAAGCTTTCAGATGGGATTTTGATGCAAAAGCTTGATAATGTTAATATAATTTGTAACAACAGAGTAAAAATGTCTTGTGCGGCCAATGTTTTCAACAAgagcagaagaaaaaaaactaagacTACATCCTAATATAAAAGCATACAGACATGGTTTGATCAGGACCAAAGGTCAGGGATTCTGGTGCCTGCAAGAAAACAACATAAGCTCAACATGAGATACAAAGCGTTCAACAGAGACGATGAAGAAAAGTTCTTTAAGAGTGAAAAGCTAACCTGAAATGATTTGGGTCTGAAGCATGCAATGTCTGTGCATAACTCATTGTGACACTAGGCCACTCTGTATACGCAGGCGCGTTACTAGAACTCATAGCAGGGTTCAAGGGATGTCCATAGCTTATATTGGCTTGAGTTCTTGGCATCTGTGGGAAGACTCCGTCATGGAACGGAAGATGAATCGGCGGCATCGGGTTGAAGTTTTGTACAACAGGTGGAGTAACCCTCACGTACCTACAAAAACATTACAGTATTAATTATTGATGAAATGgcctataaaaataaatgttgttATCATTAGAGGAGATGTTTGTATACCTGTTCCGGTCATAATCAGGATCATAACGatctttctctctatctctaaTAATGGCGACCCGTGAAGTCCTTCCAACACTATTCCTCTCCACATCAACAAGATTCTCAGCCTCGTTTCTAGCTGGGAGTCTACTGTTGTTATGTTTTGTCTgaacaggaggaggaggaggagctcgAGTTGAAGAGTCTTCAGAGTCTGAGCTGTTAGGACTATTAAAGATCCTAGCCCTGGCCTTCTCATACTCCTCTTTCCTCTCCTCAACGCTCCTCAACAGATTCCTCTCCACACCCGACCCACCACCCGCCCCACCGCTTCCTCCGTTAGGCCTCGCCTTGATGGCGAGCTTAAAGCCCTGAGGCCTCCTCCCGTTAACCTCAGGCTGCTTCACAGGGATCTCAGACAGACAAACAAAAGGGTATCTGCTCTCCGCGGTCTTGGTGACGAGGATCCTGTTCCCGGACCCGTCCAAAGCAGCACCGTCCAAAGCAGTGGTGAAGAGGCCGTAGTGGTGAGCGACACGGTGAGCAGCGAGACGAAGGTAAGAGGTTGGGTAAGGAGGGAACTCGTATTGGTGCTGCTCTGGGCTTTGAAAGAACTTTTGTATGTCCAACTCCATACGCAGAACTAAGCATATACACAAAGAATGATGATTATACACGTTAGAACCgattaaacattaaaaaaaaacaattttaattaaaaatcagAGCTTTTGGATTCTCAATTGAGGTGGAAGCAATGTCCAAACCCTAAATTCTCCAAGAGTTGATTACGAACCCTAAAGACTAGAGCTTTAAGCTATTATTGTAAAGGAGAATTGAGTTACTTGTGAGACGATGACGAGGGTTCTGAAGAGCTTCGACCAGAAAAGGATCAACCATAGCTTCCTTCTCGCTCATAGCTGCCATGGAAAAGGTTTCtctttttctcaaatttttcttcttttttttcccaaagagagagagaatgatgGAGAAAGATTTGAAGTTTCCTGATGAGAATTGGAGAGAGATTTGATTGGGAGAAGAATCGAATCGATGAGATTGACAAAATCCAAATCAGAGAAGGTGAAGGGAAGGAGTGGTAAAAAGACCTTATTGACCCTtacctatctctctctcttatgaataaaataataataaagtttCGACCTTTAAAACCCAAAACTTCTCAAAGTTGGTGTCTTTGGGGCCCAAAAACTAAAGACCACAACTTTTCTTTTAGACAAAAGGAGTCTTCTGATAGATGTGGTCGGCTCTGACTCTAGATTTCAAAGTTTAATGTTCAACACACATATATTAGTCACCCTTTACTTCCAATGTTTAGTggaatttttttacatatttactTACATAAAAACTTCTTTTTTACAGGGCAAACAAGTTTATTTTCATCACAACATTCAGTCTTTTATTTAATCAGACACAACCTATCCAACAACAACTCTAGTGAAACTTGCCGTTTTGGTACTTCATCACTTCAACCATGAGCTTCTCCGCTTTGTTTCCCTTCTCTAGCTTCAAAAGCAGTTCGAATTTCACACGGTCTTCAACCACCTGCGCATCATAATATTTCATTCCTTCACCTTATTAGATGCTGATTAAAAAAGACTGATACTTGTCAAGTTAGGAAACAAACACTTcggttgctcaaaaaaaaaaggaaacaaacacTCCAACCTTTGCCCTGGCTAGGATTATGTCCACGAGTTTATAAGGAAACAGCGAGTTTGATCTCTGTTGAATCGACTTCACAGCGTGTTTTGCTGCCTCTTGGACCTCCGGGTCATTTGTTGATACCGATCTCCACTCAAATCCATTCCCATCTGCCTCAAAACAGAGCAAATGACATCAACAacatttaaatagtaaaaacacACACACGGTGCTCTTACCTGATTTCAAGCCAAGGTCGGAAACAGTAAAGGAGGGGACAACACTCTTGAACTCCTGAAGCTGCTTGAAATTCTTCATCCACGGCTTCACCCAAACTTTAGCTTCATAAATCTTCTTCTCACCAGCTTCTATAACTTCAAGTGTAAGACTGTAGAGTTTCCCAGCTACCACCTGCTCTGTTGCCTTTAATACTCTAGCAAGCTCAACAACACAATTCTACACATCAAAGCCATAAACCAatggaaaaaatattaaatacatgAGCTGACTAATCctacaaaaatcataaaattcatCATTTCTATAGTTTTGTTCTGTAGCTAAAAGATCCAAATTTTATTGAATTTAAgctcaaaaatataaattttacaaaccCTAAAAAGGGAAATTAGGTTTGAGGAAACCAAACCTCTCGCTTGTTGTGTTCCTGAACAGCAAAGAGTGCTATATCATCGATCTCTCCTCCACCGTTCCGATTATTCGTGGAATCTCTATATCCACCGAGCTTCATCCTCACGACGTCGTTGtaagtttctttttcttgacTACAGATCACAAACTGGCCGAGTCCAGAAAGGAGAACAAACGACACGCAAATCAACAACAGTGATAATCTCGTATCCATCGTTACCAGTAGGATTCTACGGTTGCTCGATGAGACTTTTCTTTAGATACCTAACGATCGCAGTCACGGTGGTTTCTTTCGCCGATAGAAAAAGACTGGTTCCGTGTAAGAGAAGAAAAGGAGCCACGGGAAAAGTTTGATGGGCCATGATTTAGTGTCCAAGCCCATTTTAattggttgttgttgttttctgtaatttaaatatcaaaaatgtagtgttacaaaaaaaaaaaaaaaaaaaataacaaaaatgtaaatacaaaaatctacgagaaaaaaaccaaaatagcactaaatcaagtttttgttctcaaactagcactcaaaaccaaaagtcacaaaaatagcactcaaggggtggggtttaaggtttataatttagggtttagggtttagagtttaggttttaaggtttagagttgagaagtgaggttttgggaataagatttcaaattttgaaaaataaaaaaatttaaatttttcaaaagataaaatgctattttggtcattttagtttttgagtgctatttttgtgatataaacttagaaatgtgctattttgaaGATTTGCCCAAAATCTATTgctaatttgaaataaataaataaatgttttacaagacctaaaattaaaaaaaaaactatatttttttatttaagagttttaaatcatgtttgcaaaatttactaaataattttaaaggTTAAACTCTTATAGACTATATATATAGCAAATGTGTTTTCAAGCATATCTCTTACATTTTTTTACTCCGAATTTCTTTGGAAATCAAATAATGTTTGGAACGATTTTGACTGTGAGGAGTAATTAAGTTAACAAATTAACCAAATAAGTATGCCAAACGGAAAGTGTATCATGTCAATCTCAATCTATCTAGCAATTAAAAAGTTTGCTTATGTGACAGATCGAAATCATAGATTGAATAGTTAAATACTTGACTTAGtctttgttatttattaattttctaaatattccTTTGCCATTTCCTTTAATATGCATTCAAACTACCTTATTCAAACATCAGAAAACTAAGTATATACATTCCCATTTTATTAAAAGTAACATATATTACATACTCAATCTTTAAATAGCCATCAGGGTGCAATCACGTTCATATACCATTAAAGCTGAATCTGCCAGAGCCCGATGGATCCAGTCGATATGTTGTCTTCAGAATCGAGTTACGGTAGTGATGTTAGCGACGATGGTATTGCCACCGAGTTGATGGAACAAGCGACGTACAAATGCAATTATTGTCCGAAGACTTACTCCAAAGGACAAGCACTGGGTGGTCACCAAAATGTTCacaagagggagagagagatcaCCAAAAGACAAGAACGTGCTAT of the Brassica rapa cultivar Chiifu-401-42 chromosome A03, CAAS_Brap_v3.01, whole genome shotgun sequence genome contains:
- the LOC103855609 gene encoding uncharacterized protein LOC103855609 — encoded protein: MAAMSEKEAMVDPFLVEALQNPRHRLTILRMELDIQKFFQSPEQHQYEFPPYPTSYLRLAAHRVAHHYGLFTTALDGAALDGSGNRILVTKTAESRYPFVCLSEIPVKQPEVNGRRPQGFKLAIKARPNGGSGGAGGGSGVERNLLRSVEERKEEYEKARARIFNSPNSSDSEDSSTRAPPPPPVQTKHNNSRLPARNEAENLVDVERNSVGRTSRVAIIRDREKDRYDPDYDRNRYVRVTPPVVQNFNPMPPIHLPFHDGVFPQMPRTQANISYGHPLNPAMSSSNAPAYTEWPSVTMSYAQTLHASDPNHFRHQNP
- the CYS7 gene encoding cysteine proteinase inhibitor 7, producing the protein MDTRLSLLLICVSFVLLSGLGQFVICSQEKETYNDVVRMKLGGYRDSTNNRNGGGEIDDIALFAVQEHNKRENCVVELARVLKATEQVVAGKLYSLTLEVIEAGEKKIYEAKVWVKPWMKNFKQLQEFKSVVPSFTVSDLGLKSDGNGFEWRSVSTNDPEVQEAAKHAVKSIQQRSNSLFPYKLVDIILARAKVVEDRVKFELLLKLEKGNKAEKLMVEVMKYQNGKFH